Proteins encoded by one window of Planktothrix tepida PCC 9214:
- a CDS encoding RNA-guided endonuclease InsQ/TnpB family protein → MDDMTKITRTIKLKFVDLNRCKAQVFEQMTAENTRVANKLLSLPIKERRKMTTAKIMSELKSALVNQVIRHTTSPTGRKTKQYKVLPVEVNNQNWKLTLKGNTYSISFPTLKGEKRIPIEVASPHWQPVLDGLLEGTIQGGSFKLIKHRNKWYAYLSITEDVPEVKTEKRLGCDRGQNNLAVVAPKQGFGKFFNGQSVKHRRRYFQQRRKQLQEAKKFRALKKWDKKERRWMDAINHTISRRIVRFAEYHNADVVIEDLEGCRSTMKQSQKSRSDSGESRHNWSYYSLEQKLNYKLALKGLKLIKRPAPYTSKSCSTCGFIGKRNRHDFNCPNGHYHNSDLNAAKNLAQWDGFSCQLDLQRDASVMDSSGLTDGVLGTPLNSVNTVKQEYIQLSLLDWTRYENPTPLA, encoded by the coding sequence ATGGATGACATGACAAAAATAACTCGGACGATTAAATTGAAATTCGTGGATCTCAACCGTTGTAAAGCTCAGGTGTTTGAGCAAATGACGGCAGAAAACACACGGGTTGCCAACAAGCTGTTGTCATTGCCGATTAAAGAACGGCGTAAAATGACAACAGCTAAAATTATGTCCGAGTTAAAATCTGCCCTTGTTAACCAAGTAATCCGACATACCACATCACCCACAGGTCGTAAAACCAAACAATATAAAGTTCTTCCTGTGGAAGTTAACAACCAAAACTGGAAGTTAACCCTAAAAGGGAATACTTATTCAATTAGTTTTCCAACCCTTAAAGGTGAAAAAAGAATTCCCATTGAAGTTGCATCTCCCCATTGGCAACCTGTTTTAGACGGATTGTTAGAGGGAACAATTCAAGGGGGTTCTTTTAAATTAATTAAACATCGAAATAAGTGGTATGCCTATCTGTCAATTACTGAGGATGTTCCAGAAGTTAAGACGGAGAAAAGATTAGGATGTGACCGAGGACAGAATAATTTAGCGGTAGTTGCACCTAAACAGGGTTTTGGTAAGTTCTTTAATGGTCAAAGCGTTAAGCATCGGAGACGTTATTTTCAACAACGAAGAAAACAACTTCAAGAAGCTAAAAAGTTTCGAGCATTAAAGAAATGGGACAAAAAAGAACGACGATGGATGGATGCAATCAATCATACAATCAGCCGTCGAATTGTTCGTTTTGCCGAATACCATAATGCTGATGTTGTTATTGAGGATTTAGAAGGATGTCGAAGCACAATGAAACAGAGCCAAAAATCTCGTTCTGATTCCGGTGAATCTCGACATAATTGGTCTTATTATTCTTTGGAACAGAAACTTAATTATAAGTTGGCTCTTAAAGGATTGAAATTAATTAAAAGACCTGCGCCATACACTTCCAAATCCTGTTCAACCTGTGGTTTTATTGGTAAAAGAAATCGACATGATTTCAATTGCCCTAATGGTCACTACCATAACTCTGATTTGAATGCTGCGAAAAACCTAGCTCAATGGGACGGTTTTTCTTGTCAGTTAGACCTACAGAGAGATGCTTCTGTAATGGATTCATCCGGTTTAACTGATGGGGTGCTTGGCACACCCCTGAACTCGGTGAATACAGTCAAACAAGAGTATATTCAACTGTCTCTGCTTGACTGGACTAGATACGAGAATCCCACCCCTTTAGCGTAG
- the tnpA gene encoding IS200/IS605 family transposase: MTENQYRRKNTSVSLINYHFVFCPKRRKRVLVNGVSRRLEEIIYQKAKELECDVLALEIMPDHVHLFISCHPLIAPHQIMFRIKGASSRILRKEFPHLLKLPSLWSRSYYCGTAGSVSSETIKKYIANQNSH; encoded by the coding sequence ATGACAGAAAATCAATATAGAAGAAAAAACACATCAGTTAGTCTGATCAACTATCATTTTGTCTTTTGCCCAAAAAGGAGGAAAAGGGTGTTGGTTAACGGAGTGAGCAGAAGATTAGAGGAAATTATCTACCAAAAAGCAAAAGAGCTAGAATGTGATGTCCTAGCTCTGGAGATAATGCCTGATCATGTGCATTTATTTATTAGTTGTCACCCTTTGATTGCTCCACATCAAATTATGTTCAGAATCAAAGGGGCATCATCAAGAATATTAAGAAAAGAATTTCCTCATTTACTTAAACTACCTTCTTTGTGGAGTCGAAGCTATTATTGTGGGACGGCTGGTTCTGTTTCTAGTGAAACTATCAAAAAGTATATTGCTAACCAAAACTCTCACTAG
- the glgX gene encoding glycogen debranching protein GlgX, translated as MNFDVLSGQSFPLGATVYPKGVNFCVFSKNCLAIELLLFDSPDAAEPTHIIPFDPKRNKTFYYWHIFVSGIKPGQIYGYRVYGLFEPELGYRFDPDKLLLDPYATAIVNTENYSRVAASVPGNNFAQALKGVVVDNSTYDWEGDKPLELPYSQTIIYELHVGGFTRNPNSGISPEKRGTYGGLIEKIPYLKDLGITAVELLPIHQFDEQDAVPPRNNYWGYSTISFFAPHRQYSSRRDAFGPLDEFRDMVKALHQAGIEVILDVVYNHTAEGNEDGPTLSFRGLDNSMYYILEKENPAFYSNYSGCGNTIKANHEISGRLIIDSLRYWVSEMHVDGFRFDLASILSRDKEGNPIDDAPILWIIKSDPVLAGAKLIVEAWDAGGLYQVGSLAGDRFGEWNGQFRDDVRRFVKGDEEQVEKLAYRIMGSPDIYPHPDREVHCSVNFVTCHDGFTLNDLVCYNEKHNEANGEKNKDGSDCNFSWNCGVEGPTDDLYIQALRLQQIKNLWVILLLSQGTPMLLMGDEVCRTQFGNNNAYCQDNELGWFDWSDVGKHPDVLRFVKSLIRFKKELHLFQLDDVLEVDIESDLPHIMWHGVRIGKPDLNENSRSIACSLYHPEKGEHLHIMLNAYWEPLKFQIPPLSKNERWHRLVDTALVVPNDISSLNAASPISGKYYHVSPRSAVVLMAQSLI; from the coding sequence ATGAATTTTGATGTCTTATCCGGTCAAAGTTTCCCCTTGGGGGCTACCGTTTATCCCAAGGGGGTGAATTTTTGCGTTTTTTCTAAAAATTGTCTTGCTATAGAATTATTATTGTTTGATAGCCCGGATGCGGCTGAACCCACTCATATTATTCCCTTTGATCCCAAACGAAATAAAACCTTTTATTATTGGCATATTTTTGTTTCGGGAATTAAACCCGGACAAATTTATGGCTATCGAGTTTATGGCTTATTTGAACCGGAATTAGGATATCGATTTGATCCCGACAAACTGTTATTAGATCCCTACGCTACAGCCATTGTTAATACAGAAAATTATAGTCGAGTTGCTGCTTCGGTTCCTGGGAATAATTTCGCCCAAGCTTTAAAAGGCGTTGTGGTTGATAATAGCACCTATGATTGGGAAGGAGATAAACCTTTAGAATTACCTTACTCTCAAACGATTATTTATGAACTTCATGTCGGTGGTTTTACCCGCAATCCTAATTCAGGAATTTCTCCTGAAAAACGGGGAACTTATGGTGGATTAATTGAAAAAATACCTTATTTAAAAGATTTAGGAATTACAGCCGTTGAATTATTACCGATTCATCAATTTGATGAACAGGATGCAGTTCCTCCTCGTAATAATTATTGGGGATATAGTACCATTTCATTTTTTGCCCCCCATCGCCAATATAGTTCTCGTCGGGATGCCTTTGGCCCCTTAGATGAATTTCGAGACATGGTGAAAGCACTGCATCAAGCGGGAATTGAAGTTATTTTAGATGTCGTTTATAACCATACGGCTGAGGGAAATGAAGACGGGCCGACGTTATCCTTTCGAGGATTAGATAACAGTATGTATTATATTTTAGAAAAAGAGAATCCTGCTTTTTATAGTAATTATAGTGGCTGTGGCAATACGATTAAAGCCAATCATGAAATTTCAGGACGATTAATTATTGATAGTCTGCGATATTGGGTTTCAGAAATGCACGTCGATGGATTTCGCTTTGATTTAGCTTCAATTTTATCACGAGATAAAGAAGGAAATCCCATTGATGATGCTCCGATTTTATGGATTATTAAATCTGACCCCGTATTAGCCGGAGCTAAATTAATTGTTGAAGCTTGGGATGCGGGAGGATTATATCAAGTTGGGTCTTTAGCAGGCGATCGCTTTGGAGAATGGAATGGACAATTTAGAGATGATGTCCGCCGTTTTGTTAAAGGAGATGAAGAACAAGTTGAAAAGTTAGCCTATCGGATTATGGGGAGTCCCGATATTTATCCCCATCCTGATCGAGAAGTGCATTGTAGCGTTAATTTTGTCACCTGTCATGATGGCTTTACTTTAAATGATTTAGTGTGTTATAATGAAAAACATAATGAAGCTAATGGCGAAAAAAATAAAGACGGTTCCGACTGTAATTTTAGCTGGAATTGTGGGGTTGAGGGGCCAACCGATGACTTATATATTCAAGCGTTACGCCTACAACAAATTAAAAACCTTTGGGTGATCTTATTACTTTCTCAAGGAACCCCAATGTTATTAATGGGGGATGAAGTTTGCCGCACCCAATTCGGAAATAATAACGCCTACTGTCAAGATAATGAATTAGGATGGTTTGATTGGAGTGATGTGGGCAAACATCCTGATGTTTTGCGGTTTGTAAAGAGTTTAATCCGCTTTAAAAAAGAACTTCATCTTTTTCAATTAGATGATGTTTTAGAAGTGGATATTGAGAGCGATTTGCCTCATATTATGTGGCATGGGGTTCGCATCGGGAAACCGGATTTAAACGAAAACTCTCGCAGTATTGCTTGTAGTTTATATCATCCCGAAAAAGGCGAACATCTACATATTATGTTAAATGCCTATTGGGAACCCTTAAAATTTCAAATTCCTCCTCTGTCTAAAAATGAACGTTGGCATCGTCTCGTTGACACCGCTTTAGTCGTTCCCAACGATATTAGTAGTTTAAATGCGGCGTCTCCCATTTCGGGAAAATACTATCATGTTAGTCCTCGTTCTGCCGTTGTTTTAATGGCTCAATCGTTGATATGA
- a CDS encoding glutathione S-transferase C-terminal domain-containing protein → MVIQVVRWQYQINSATVEQAKTRLQTAFEVLAVWKHQPYLVGDQISIADITAAALLSPLALIPEYREDYPWLFERIKEIHSLCQEPFPPGL, encoded by the coding sequence TTGGTCATTCAAGTTGTCCGTTGGCAATATCAGATTAATTCGGCTACGGTTGAACAAGCTAAAACCCGCTTACAAACAGCCTTTGAAGTCTTAGCCGTTTGGAAACATCAGCCTTATTTAGTCGGGGATCAAATCAGTATCGCTGATATAACAGCTGCGGCACTTCTGAGCCCCTTAGCCTTGATCCCAGAGTATCGAGAGGATTACCCTTGGCTATTTGAACGGATCAAGGAAATTCACAGTCTTTGCCAAGAACCTTTCCCCCCAGGACTTTAG
- a CDS encoding peptidoglycan D,D-transpeptidase FtsI family protein gives MGRKKSIVGGQRRKSTSRNTVTVAPSMVSPKRGRTSKPYPRQCDRNRLILVWFIILGGIFGLALNLFRLQIGQDSSFLREKAKAQQEQRILPFVPRRPITDKNGNILALDQRVYTLYAHPKLFKQSPTEIAEKLAPVLVREDLTTPNANELVQLFSTSPSGIKVADFIPEEVSNRIQNLGFDGLELLENRQRLYPQQDITADVVGYVNPEGKGQAGIEYSQESLLERVMPSLSFQRAANGAWVPEQIATGFIPVDDLQLRLTIDTSLQRIARKALQKNVQEYKAKRGTVIVMDARDGSVLTLVNEPSYNPNQYYKFDLERFKNWALTDLYEPGSTFKPINVALALEAGVIQPDTVVNDEGNIQVGGWPIQNADGSARGAINITDVVKYSSNVGMVRIMQRLEPEVFYEGLKRLGLGTTLGIDLPFAASSTLKTKEQFVSASIEPATTAFGQGFSITPIQLAQLHSVLANGGKLVTPHVVQGLYNSKGQLYWKLPLPEPKQVFSDKTTNAVLKMMESVVKEGGTGTRAAIEGYRIGGKTGTAQKASPDGGYSSNALITSFVGILSVDHPRYVVVAVVDEPLEGRAGGIVAAPIVKSVMEGLIHLEKVPPSEIPSDS, from the coding sequence ATGGGGCGGAAAAAATCCATTGTTGGGGGTCAACGGCGAAAGTCTACATCACGGAATACCGTGACCGTTGCGCCATCAATGGTGTCTCCAAAGCGAGGGAGAACCTCCAAACCCTATCCTCGGCAGTGCGATCGCAACCGTTTAATATTAGTTTGGTTCATTATATTAGGTGGAATTTTCGGCCTAGCCCTTAATTTATTTCGTTTACAAATTGGTCAAGACTCTTCCTTTCTCAGAGAAAAAGCCAAAGCACAACAAGAACAACGAATTTTACCTTTTGTTCCTCGCCGTCCCATTACGGATAAAAACGGAAATATTCTGGCTTTAGATCAGCGAGTTTATACCCTTTATGCTCATCCCAAACTCTTTAAACAATCTCCAACGGAAATTGCTGAAAAGTTAGCTCCTGTGTTGGTCAGAGAAGATTTAACAACGCCCAATGCTAACGAACTTGTTCAACTGTTTAGTACCTCACCGAGTGGAATTAAAGTTGCAGATTTTATTCCAGAAGAAGTCTCAAACCGCATTCAAAATTTAGGGTTTGATGGATTAGAATTGCTGGAAAATCGTCAACGACTTTATCCTCAACAGGATATTACCGCCGATGTCGTGGGTTATGTCAATCCAGAAGGAAAAGGTCAAGCCGGAATTGAATACAGTCAGGAAAGTTTATTAGAACGTGTCATGCCCTCCTTATCCTTTCAACGGGCTGCAAATGGAGCTTGGGTTCCTGAACAAATTGCGACCGGATTTATTCCCGTTGATGATTTACAATTACGGCTAACCATTGACACTTCTTTACAACGAATTGCGCGTAAAGCACTGCAAAAAAACGTTCAAGAATATAAAGCCAAACGGGGAACAGTCATTGTCATGGATGCCCGCGATGGCTCAGTATTAACCCTTGTAAATGAACCCTCTTATAACCCCAATCAATATTATAAATTTGACTTAGAACGCTTTAAAAATTGGGCTTTAACAGACCTTTATGAACCCGGTTCAACCTTTAAACCGATTAACGTTGCCTTAGCTTTAGAAGCAGGAGTGATTCAACCCGATACGGTGGTTAATGATGAAGGGAATATTCAAGTCGGAGGCTGGCCAATTCAAAATGCTGACGGTTCTGCTAGAGGGGCCATTAATATTACCGATGTGGTGAAATATTCTAGCAACGTCGGTATGGTTAGGATTATGCAACGCCTGGAGCCAGAGGTGTTTTATGAAGGCTTAAAACGATTAGGTTTAGGAACAACTCTAGGAATTGATTTACCCTTTGCTGCCTCTAGTACCCTAAAAACAAAAGAACAATTTGTCTCCGCCTCCATTGAACCCGCAACAACCGCTTTTGGTCAAGGTTTTTCTATTACTCCGATTCAGTTAGCTCAACTTCATAGTGTTTTAGCCAATGGCGGTAAATTGGTAACTCCCCACGTTGTTCAAGGGTTATATAACAGTAAAGGTCAACTGTATTGGAAACTTCCCCTTCCTGAACCTAAACAAGTGTTTTCTGATAAAACCACCAATGCTGTTTTAAAAATGATGGAAAGTGTGGTTAAAGAAGGCGGAACCGGGACAAGAGCCGCAATTGAAGGCTATCGAATTGGGGGAAAAACCGGGACGGCTCAAAAAGCATCTCCCGATGGTGGTTATTCCTCTAATGCTTTAATTACCAGTTTTGTTGGGATTTTAAGTGTTGACCATCCTCGTTATGTGGTTGTCGCGGTGGTGGATGAACCCCTCGAAGGTCGCGCCGGAGGAATTGTTGCCGCACCCATTGTTAAATCGGTGATGGAAGGGTTAATTCATTTGGAAAAAGTTCCACCCTCTGAAATTCCCTCAGATTCTTAG
- a CDS encoding Hpt domain-containing protein gives MPTNQDQKIFAIFMEEAEERLETLQTGLTELPAIMADADREGVTAIYRAAHSIKGAAAMLMDKMPSLTSINKVSKRLEDCFKMVKDTPLKIDATTQTLYTKGFEVLKNLIDRAASPAGLSEEMGEKILQASLPLYDKLENNLKGLMSGKASPATAPAAPATGTPGVANAVNQVMTVLKPMLQGFKQAESPESRKQLAGLCARLTKIGVGIEPWQTLVKTAHGAIANPKNSFKVLANPIINELKQGAELLQAGKANTIAPSAALSTLAGAKATAKPASGEITIPADPKEVVKVLLKTFNKQQLQAIAQLLIKHVKS, from the coding sequence GTGCCAACAAACCAAGACCAAAAGATCTTTGCTATCTTCATGGAAGAAGCTGAGGAGCGTCTTGAAACCCTGCAAACGGGGCTAACAGAGCTACCTGCAATTATGGCTGATGCAGACCGGGAGGGTGTAACGGCCATCTATCGGGCTGCCCACTCCATTAAAGGAGCCGCCGCGATGTTGATGGACAAGATGCCCAGTCTCACCAGCATTAATAAGGTGTCCAAGCGCTTAGAAGATTGTTTTAAGATGGTGAAGGACACGCCACTTAAAATTGATGCCACAACCCAAACCCTCTATACTAAAGGGTTTGAAGTGCTGAAAAATTTAATTGATCGCGCAGCAAGTCCAGCAGGGCTTTCCGAAGAAATGGGGGAGAAAATTCTACAAGCGTCCCTTCCCCTTTATGATAAGTTGGAAAATAACTTAAAAGGCTTGATGAGTGGTAAAGCATCCCCAGCAACAGCCCCAGCAGCACCCGCGACCGGAACACCTGGGGTTGCTAATGCTGTTAATCAAGTCATGACGGTTCTTAAACCGATGTTGCAGGGATTTAAACAAGCAGAATCCCCAGAATCTCGTAAACAATTGGCGGGTTTGTGCGCTCGATTAACGAAAATTGGAGTCGGAATTGAACCTTGGCAAACCTTAGTTAAAACGGCTCATGGTGCGATCGCTAATCCTAAAAATTCTTTTAAAGTTTTAGCGAATCCCATTATTAACGAGTTAAAGCAAGGAGCCGAACTCTTACAAGCTGGAAAAGCAAACACAATTGCTCCGAGTGCAGCGTTATCAACCTTAGCGGGAGCTAAAGCAACCGCTAAACCTGCCTCTGGAGAAATTACAATTCCGGCTGATCCGAAAGAGGTGGTTAAAGTTCTCTTGAAAACGTTTAATAAACAACAATTACAAGCGATCGCTCAATTGTTAATTAAACACGTTAAATCTTAA
- the radC gene encoding RadC family protein: protein MTYSLRIADLPSDERPRERLMAIGSRNLATAELIAILLGTGQGKGKLSAVGLGQYVLNQLSQHQRDPLSVLRDIGVHELTQIHGIGTAKATTILAAVELGKRVFQSKPPDLAIIETPQAAADALSHDLMWQPQERFAVLLLDVKHRLLGTQVITIGSATETIAHPRDIFREVLKSGATRAILAHNHPSGNVEPSAEDINLTRQLLQGAQFLSIPLLDHLILGNGNYLSLRSTTSLWEEYPQME, encoded by the coding sequence ATGACCTATAGCCTCAGAATTGCTGATTTGCCCAGTGATGAGCGTCCCCGTGAACGACTAATGGCCATTGGCTCCAGAAATTTAGCAACGGCTGAATTGATTGCAATTCTGTTGGGAACGGGTCAGGGAAAAGGAAAATTATCTGCGGTGGGTTTAGGACAATATGTGTTAAACCAGTTAAGTCAGCATCAGCGAGATCCCTTGTCGGTATTGCGAGATATTGGGGTTCACGAATTAACTCAAATTCATGGCATCGGGACAGCCAAAGCCACCACTATTTTAGCGGCGGTGGAGTTAGGAAAGCGAGTTTTTCAGTCTAAACCGCCCGATTTAGCTATCATTGAGACTCCCCAAGCGGCGGCGGATGCGTTAAGTCATGATTTAATGTGGCAACCCCAGGAACGATTTGCGGTGTTGTTGTTAGATGTCAAACATCGCCTTTTAGGAACTCAAGTGATTACCATTGGTAGTGCAACGGAAACCATCGCCCATCCCCGTGATATTTTTCGAGAAGTGCTCAAAAGTGGCGCAACACGGGCAATTTTGGCTCATAATCATCCATCGGGGAATGTAGAACCCAGTGCAGAAGATATTAATTTAACTCGTCAACTCTTGCAAGGAGCGCAATTTTTATCCATTCCACTTTTAGACCATCTTATTTTAGGAAATGGTAATTATTTAAGTTTGCGCTCTACAACTTCCTTATGGGAAGAATATCCCCAAATGGAATAG
- a CDS encoding MOSC domain-containing protein has translation MNLVELFIYPIKSCGKIPLNQAEVTLKGLAGDREFMWVDESGQFVTQRTYPQLTKIRVQQLENEIELSVDNQEIEPFKLQPTLTGTSKTVQVWRDQTVAIDQGDAVADWLQNALKQDEQPYFRLMRQSPDFIRPVDPNYAVNPNNQVSFADGYPCLLTNTASLAELNRKLKETYSTSSQEIPMNRFRPNIVIDTNQPFIEDNWKTILIGEVYFDLVKPCSRCIVTTTNQKSGERNELKEPLKTLATFRQQPRGVMFGFNMIPRNTGTIQVGDSVEVVEIL, from the coding sequence ATGAATCTGGTTGAACTTTTTATCTATCCGATTAAATCCTGTGGCAAAATTCCTTTGAACCAAGCTGAAGTTACGCTGAAGGGGTTAGCAGGGGATCGAGAATTTATGTGGGTTGATGAATCCGGTCAGTTTGTTACCCAGAGAACTTATCCCCAATTAACTAAAATTCGAGTTCAACAATTAGAGAATGAGATTGAATTGTCCGTTGACAATCAAGAAATTGAACCGTTTAAACTGCAACCGACATTAACAGGAACCTCCAAAACGGTACAAGTTTGGCGGGATCAAACCGTTGCAATTGATCAAGGAGATGCCGTTGCAGATTGGCTACAAAATGCTTTAAAACAAGATGAACAACCTTATTTTCGATTAATGCGACAATCTCCTGATTTTATCCGACCTGTTGATCCAAATTATGCCGTTAATCCTAATAATCAGGTCAGTTTTGCCGATGGTTATCCTTGTTTATTAACGAATACGGCTTCTTTAGCAGAATTGAATCGGAAACTCAAAGAAACCTATTCAACATCATCACAAGAAATTCCCATGAATCGATTTAGACCTAATATTGTGATCGATACCAATCAACCCTTTATTGAAGATAATTGGAAAACAATTTTAATTGGAGAGGTTTATTTTGATTTAGTCAAACCTTGTAGCCGTTGTATTGTGACAACAACCAATCAAAAAAGTGGGGAACGCAATGAATTAAAAGAACCGTTGAAAACCTTAGCAACCTTTCGACAACAGCCGCGCGGAGTCATGTTTGGTTTTAATATGATTCCTCGAAATACCGGGACAATTCAAGTCGGTGATTCTGTTGAGGTCGTCGAAATCCTTTGA